From Daucus carota subsp. sativus chromosome 6, DH1 v3.0, whole genome shotgun sequence:
TAGAGGAATTTTTTACAGGGGCAGTGCCGTTGTTTGTATTCTCGACAATGGGTGCCTTTGCAGGATTAAGGACTGGAGCCTTTGCAGGAGTGACCAATGGTTCCTCGGTTAGACTAACAGCAGCCAAGTTTGGCGGACTATGATTCCCTAAGACTTCAACGGGATCAGATATATCCGTAGCTCTGTATATGTTGCTGGTTTTGTTAACATTCCTCTCATTTATACTTAAAGTGATCACGTAGTCCTTCTTCTCAAAATTTTTGAGCAAGAggggaaatttattttcatcccCCAGCTGTAAAATGAATAAGTCAggcaatatttaataaattgcagatctttaaaatatgatttgaaCCCAAATTTGATTCGTTTAAGAGTAAAAATGAAATCTTACTTCATCCTCCACTTCAAAAGCATTCTTTCCTATGATTCGTTGAATTTCATCATCAGGGAAGATTATGGCAATGATGCCAGTGGTATCATTGCAGAGTGTAGCAATCCTGAACctaatatttcaatttaaaattaagaacTATAAATTACATTGGATTGGAAACAACTGAACTTCAGATTATCTTGAAAACAATTTTGAAAGCTTAGACAATAGCACATGTTCCATACTACAGAAAATTGTATTGCAACCATTTGAGTAAAGGTTAGTTCAGGTATGAGATTACCTTTTATCTGGAAAAGGTACATTCCTTGAACAAAGGATGCATCGATACCTTCCCTCTACAATGGTTACCTCAGTTTGACATGTAGTACAAACATTGTCATACCAGTTGCTCTTTTCATCAACCTTCTTGACAGTAATTTGGCACCTCACTTTTTTCTGCAGTTTAATGTTCATTTTTTATAAGTTATGTAGTTTGACAAATAAATTGTACTAATTATGCAGTTTCATAAATTCTGGGCAAACAGACCTCGATAAATTCTTTTGGTAGTTTTTTGATATCTTCAACTGAGAATATAGGTGGAGTTTGCTCCGGCAAAGGCTCAAGATGATTGGCAGAGTAGGCAGGATCAGACATTCTAAATAACAAAGACAATTCATCAACtacagtatattttttattctcgTTTTTGTTTTAAGCAAAGCAAAAAAAATCATGAGTCAATACCtcagttttaattttttgacacTGGGATGTTTTGCGTTTAGGTAAAACCTCGTCGCAGGATAATTGTTCAAGCATATTATTCCTGAAGGTAACACATAAACTGGTATGAAAGACATTTGTAATAAAAATAATGGGCTTAAGATTGAAACACACTTGTGATAAAAGCAATGCCTTTAACAGCtctaaaacaaaaacaataccTTCGTGCTCATTAACTTTTGCACTTGCAATTATCACTGTAATGGTATCATCTTTTATTGCTTTGACAGAGTTTGCAAATTCAACAGCCAGATCACCAAAGAAGGTCACATTCATGGATGACCTATTTGAAGAATATTCAAGACATAATCTTTAGTTTTTTAAGTGATtatcaaaaatatgaaaagattaTTCAGTGTTTGAAATTTTTAACCACTATCACCTGCCATCAGAAATCTTAAATCGAATATGAATTTTCTTCTCATCCTCTTTGGACTGAACAGGTTGGATGTTCTTGTCTTCTAGTATACCAACAGTatctaataaaa
This genomic window contains:
- the LOC108226431 gene encoding uncharacterized protein LOC108226431 isoform X1 encodes the protein MEEISIFNKYDKVQHLHSERTEWTLRVRAQAIWKGVNRVTQEFRGLNVIFVDDSNWRIHAFVSSKICVFFDDILKEGLIYTLSNFHVREYGTEDNNRAVRFGKHIYFANHTQLIPEAENITNVALYAFDLFPLNEARSLLADIRFLFDTVGILEDKNIQPVQSKEDEKKIHIRFKISDGRSSMNVTFFGDLAVEFANSVKAIKDDTITVIIASAKVNEHEGIICLNNYPATRFYLNAKHPSVKKLKLRMSDPAYSANHLEPLPEQTPPIFSVEDIKKLPKEFIEKKVRCQITVKKVDEKSNWYDNVCTTCQTEVTIVEGRYRCILCSRNVPFPDKRFRIATLCNDTTGIIAIIFPDDEIQRIIGKNAFEVEDELGDENKFPLLLKNFEKKDYVITLSINERNVNKTSNIYRATDISDPVEVLGNHSPPNLAAVSLTEEPLVTPAKAPVLNPAKAPIVENTNNGTAPDIQCSITTDTSPPTANSTNKVRNRVKKNDVRCEMEDDVPLGKFKILKTDKLAILFLETIFCWAVICLFCWSMEMLWKIYIPF
- the LOC108226431 gene encoding uncharacterized protein LOC108226431 isoform X2 codes for the protein MEEISIFNKYDKVQHLHSERTEWTLRVRAQAIWKGVNRVTQEFRGLNVIFVDDSNWRIHAFVSSKICVFFDDILKEGLIYTLSNFHVREYGTEDNNRAVRFGKHIYFANHTQLIPEAENITNVALYAFDLFPLNEARSLLADIRFLFDTVGILEDKNIQPVQSKEDEKKIHIRFKISDGRSSMNVTFFGDLAVEFANSVKAIKDDTITVIIASAKVNEHEGIICLNNYPATRFYLNAKHPSVKKLKLRMSDPAYSANHLEPLPEQTPPIFSVEDIKKLPKEFIEKKVRCQITVKKVDEKSNWYDNVCTTCQTEVTIVEGRYRCILCSRNVPFPDKRFRIATLCNDTTGIIAIIFPDDEIQRIIGKNAFEVEDELGDENKFPLLLKNFEKKDYVITLSINERNVNKTSNIYRATDISDPVEVLGNHSPPNLAAVSLTEEPLVTPAKAPVLNPAKAPIVENTNNGTAPDIQCSITTDTSPPTANSTNKVRNRVKKNDVRCEMEDDVPLGKFKILKTDKV